The nucleotide sequence GGACAGGCACGTCGCCGCGCCGATGGTTCAATCGAAACGTGGGAACGGTCTTGGAATAACGACACCGAGACGCCCCACTATCGCGCGATTTACGATGACGCGGGTCGCATCATGGTTTTCATTTGTCACAACACGGATTTGGGTGACGGATGGGAACGCGAAGGCGAAGACCCGTGGTACTTCAACGAGTTTTCCGTCAAGAAGGCTTACCCGTTGGGGATCAACATCGTCACCTATGCGATGACCCACTGAATCCAACCCCATGCCGATCAACGTGATTCGGCCCATCGCTGGCATCAAACCCGCCGGGACGCTTCCCCGCCCAACCATCCTTCAACAAGCAATCCCATCATGATGAACGTCGAAGAAGAAGGCCGCGTCGTCCAACAATTGCGCGACGGTCGCACCCAGATCGAAGCCGAACTGTCCAAGACGATCGTCGGCCAAAAGGATGTGATCGAACAGTTGTTGATTTGTTTGGTCGCCGGTGGGCATTGTTTGATCACCGGTGCACCCGGCCTGGCAAAGACGTTGCTGGTGCGCAGTGTTGCCCAAGTCTTTCGGCTGAAGTTCCAGCGGATCCAGTTCACGCCCGATCTGATGCCGGCGGACATCACGGGAACGGAAATTTTGGAAGACACCCACGACGGACATCGTCAGATGCAGTTCGTCAAAGGCCCGATTTTTGCCAACGTGATTCTGGCGGACGAAATCAACCGGACGCCGCCAAAGACGCAGGCGGCGTTGTTGGAAGCAATGCAGGAGCATCAGGTCACCGCGGGCGGTCAAAAGTACACGTTGGACGAGCCGTTCTTTGTCTTGGCGACTCAGAACCCGATCGAAATGGAAGGCACTTATCCGTTGCCCGAGGCACAGTTGGATCGATTCATGTTCAACGTGTTGATCGACTACTTGCCGCCGGCGGACGAATTGGCGGTGGTGCTGCAGACGACCGCGTCAAAGCCGGAACCGATCGAAGCACTGTTCAGCGGGGAAGACGTGATCAACTTTCACGAAGCGGTGCGCCGTGTGCCGATCGCCGACGAAGTGGCAAAGATGGCGGTCAAACTGGTCGACAGCAGCCGACCGGGGCGCGACGGGACGCCGGACTTTGTGAATCAATACGTCAGCTGGGGCGCGGGCTTGCGCGCCGCACAGACGTTGGTGTTGGGCGGTAAGGCAAGGGCATTGCTGCGTGGCAACGCACACGTCAGCTTCGACGACATTCGCGCGCTCGCACAGCCGACTTTGCGGCACCGCGTTCTGCTGAGTTACAAAGCGGAAGCGGAAGGCTTGAGCGTCGAAAACGTGGTCGACCGATTATTGGAACACGTCGGCTAACCAGCTTTCGACCATCGTCGCCTTTCGCTCCGCGAAAGTTGCGGAGGGCATGGAACGCAACTTTCGCGGAGCGAAAGGCGACAATTTGTTTCGCGATGCGATCGAAGGCGATTTACCAGGCCAGCCTTTTTAGCGTTTCTTTGTCTTTGACTAGCACACCGTCGCTTAGCAAGACCGGGGGTGCCCAGGTGGGTTGATCTGACACGTCATAGCGTTTGACTTCGCGATAATCGTCCGGCGTCGCTTCAGCGATCACCAGTTTGCCGGTGTCCAACAGTGCGACGATGTGGCCGTCGGCTGCCAACAACATGACGTTGTCGCCGGTACGCGGCGGTCCCGTCCAACGCACTTCGCCACTGGCGGGATCCAAGCAAAACAGCCGGCCGCGGTCGTACTGCGAAAACCCATACACGTTGCCTTCATAGGCGATGGCCGAACTCATGTTCAACGCCACGTCGTCTTGATGCCAAACGGACTTTGCCGACCAGAATTCCCCGTCGTGTTCAATCGACAAGCCATGCGCACCACGGTTTTCACCGCTTAAGAAAATGGTCGAACCGATGATCGTCGGTGTGGGCATGTTTTGGTCGCTGCCGACGTGAGGAAACGGGTACGACCACAATGGTTGTCCATCGGTCAAGCGGACACCGACCAGCGATTGATGATTCCACTGAACGACTTGTTCGGTCCCATCGATGGTGGCGATCAGCGGCGATGAATAAGACGCCCCTTCGGTTCCCGATCGCCAAACCGTTTCG is from Crateriforma conspicua and encodes:
- a CDS encoding AAA family ATPase, giving the protein MNVEEEGRVVQQLRDGRTQIEAELSKTIVGQKDVIEQLLICLVAGGHCLITGAPGLAKTLLVRSVAQVFRLKFQRIQFTPDLMPADITGTEILEDTHDGHRQMQFVKGPIFANVILADEINRTPPKTQAALLEAMQEHQVTAGGQKYTLDEPFFVLATQNPIEMEGTYPLPEAQLDRFMFNVLIDYLPPADELAVVLQTTASKPEPIEALFSGEDVINFHEAVRRVPIADEVAKMAVKLVDSSRPGRDGTPDFVNQYVSWGAGLRAAQTLVLGGKARALLRGNAHVSFDDIRALAQPTLRHRVLLSYKAEAEGLSVENVVDRLLEHVG
- a CDS encoding PQQ-binding-like beta-propeller repeat protein, which encodes MTKHFAALFLIGLMWADTVPAQDDWTGWLGPQRDGIARGVELPDSLPDELNERWSINVGTGYGLPLLVGDHVFQHARQNDAEVLWCIRVDSGDVVWKQSTPVPFKIGNGGEWHGKGPKASPAYADGRVFTHSITSVLSSFDASSGRQLWQRDLTKDFSAPYPYWGASASPVVAEGLVVLHLGGDDDGALFAFNAETGETVWRSGTEGASYSSPLIATIDGTEQVVQWNHQSLVGVRLTDGQPLWSYPFPHVGSDQNMPTPTIIGSTIFLSGENRGAHGLSIEHDGEFWSAKSVWHQDDVALNMSSAIAYEGNVYGFSQYDRGRLFCLDPASGEVRWTGPPRTGDNVMLLAADGHIVALLDTGKLVIAEATPDDYREVKRYDVSDQPTWAPPVLLSDGVLVKDKETLKRLAW